The nucleotide window GTTCAACGAGACCAATTGAATCAAATCTGCAATTTCAGGTGGAATCTCTTCTGAGAAGTGATTGCTGGATAGGTCTATGCTTTTTAGAAGATACAAGCCATTGTTGTTAAACTCTTGTTCTACACCTTTCCATGTCAAGAATGCACTCAATTCATAGTCTTCTTGAAAACTCGTAGATCCTTGGCTGATAATATAAGAATGACCGATAAAACCATCTGGTGAATCTTTTTGAGTCATTGAAGTGAAATTTTTAATGCATTTCGGAATCTTCCCAGAGAGATTGTTCAATGAGAGATCAAAGAGTTGAATATTTTGTAAATGGCAAAGTTCAAATGGTAAACTTCCAAAGAAATGATTCCTTCGTAAGCTTAAAATTTGCAGATCTTTTAATTTGCTTCCAATCCAGTAAGGGATGAGTCCATTTAATCTATTTTCTCTCAAATCAAACATTACCATATCAGTGCAGTTCATTAAGGAGAAAGGGATCTCCTCTGTTAAGCTATTGTTCCTCAATAGTAATGCTTGCAGATTAACAAGTGATCCCATTGAAGAAGGAATCTTCCCTGAAAAATTGTTGTGGCTCAAATCAACATAAACCAATGACTTGAAATTGCTCCAACAGTCTGGAATTCTTCCAGATAATTGATTATTTGAAAGGTCAAATTGGCCTAACATTACATCTATACCATTTGCACATAAGAATGGAAAAGAATCAGAGAACTTGTTTTTGGACAGGTCAATAACATGGGAACCTTGTAGAAATGGTGGAATGGGCCCTTCAAATTCATTTAATGAAAGAGATAAACTAGagcaataattttttacttgaaGATTTGGAATTATTCCTTTGAGATTATTGTTTGAAACGTTGATGCTCCTGCACTTTTGTGATGATAGTTTAGCCCAAAACCACTCCGGAACATTATCTGAAATTCCAGCATTAGAAATATCAAGAATGAGCAGGTACTTCTGTGTCTGAATCCATTTAGGAAATGTAAGACCAAGTTTGCATGATCTCAATCCTATAATGTGAAGTTGAAATGGCGGGACCCAGTTTTCAGTAAATGTCAATGCTAGTGAATTGTCAGACAAGTCTAATTCCTTTAACATCGACATACCAGAAAAATGAAATTCAGATATCACTCCACTCATAGAGTTCGAACCCATCTGTAATGTCCTTAGTTTGGCTGGAAATTGAATATCTTCAGCTATCTTCCCACTTAGCTTATTTTCAGAAATATCAAATATCTCCAAAAATGGGAATATTGAGAGATCAGGTAGTGTGCCGTTAATTTGATTAAATCTTAGATTTAATTGTTGGAGTGAATATCTAGCACATCTAGATAAGTGATGGATTATTACTTGAAGCTCACCACTGAAACCGTTATTAGACAAGTCCAATGATTTCAACTTACATGCATTCATCCAAAATGATTTTGGAATTCCTCCTTCTAAAGAGTTTCTTTCGATGGAGAAAGTCTCCAACTGAAATGGCAAGGTAGTAACTTCAGGAATCTTTCCACTCAATTGATTGGAAGAAAGATGCAATGTTTTCAATGATGTGAATATAGAAAGGTCAGGTAGTGTTCCAGTGATTCCATTGAAACTAAGGTCTAACACTTGAAGTGAGTTTCTAACACAACCACTAGACAAATTGTGAATAATTGATTGAAGGTCTTCAGTGACTTCGTTGAATTTAATATCTAAAGAACGTAAGGCACATAAATTCACGAAGGATTTAAAGACCCCATCCTGCAATCTATTAATTGATAAATCAAGTCTCTCAAGATGCTTCATCACTATGCCATAGTCACTTGATGGAGGAGCCTCCAAGTTGTTGACAGAAAGGTCAAGCTCAACAAGATTATAACTTATGTTTGACAAAGACTGGAGTATCATCAAAGATGTGAACTTGTTATTACTTAATATTAGTTCTCTCAATTTTGGAAGCCTGTGGGAAAATTTATTTGATGGGAGATCCACCATCTGATTATAACTAAGGTCAAGCCTTACAAGATTGGAACTTATGTTTGACACCCACTCAAATATCAAAGATGACGTAAAGTAGTTCAAAGAAAGATCAAGGATTGAAAGAGAATTGGAAAAGTTGAACTTGGATTGACTCAATGAATGGATAAAATGATCAGAAAGGTCACAATTTCTTAAACTTAGTTCTCTTAGTTTTGGTAACTTACCAACCATTTGAAACCAACTATTAAATTTATCAAGATTAGATATTGACATCAGATGAAGATGGGTTAAAGAGGTTAGATTAGACAACCACTGACCTCCACTGTGATCTGTACTGTTGCCAATTGTCAGAGCACTATCAGCATCCCTTCTTCCAAGATAAAGCTCTTGTAGATTTGTAAGCTTTCCAATTTGAGATGGAATGCTTCCTTCAAAACCATTGATGCTGAGATCAAGAAATTGCAAGTTGGAAAGATTTCCAAGTTGAGATGGAATGCTTCCTTCCAAACCATTATTGTTGAGATCAAGAAATTGCAAGTTGGAGAGATCTCCAAGTCGATTAGGAATCACACCATCTAGACGATTGTTGGAAAGATTTATGTATTTCAAATGTGAAAGAGACCCCAATGGAATAGGAATTCGTCCGCCAAAATAACAATTTGAAAGATCAAGGTTTCTTAGGTTTCTTAGAGATCCAAAGAAACTTGGGATATCTTTGCCTTCAAAATTATTTCCACTGAGGTTCAAATACTTTAATTGCTGCAACTCTATCAGTGACTTGTGGATATCACCACTGATATAAAATGTATCGGCACCATCATTATAGTTACCATGAAGGTCGAGCATAATTACATGACCAGTGACGTTGCTGCAACCAATTCCCTTCCATTGGCAGCAATCTTCTGTCCTCCAAGATGACAGCATGTTGTCATACACATCAGTAAGGCCAGCCTTGAATTGTAGAAGTGCCTGCCTCTCACTTTGTATGCACCTAACAGCCTCTTTTGAACAAACAAGGTCTGCTTGCAACACCAAAGACATGAGAAATAGGATTTGaatcaatttcaaacaaaatggATCCATCATTGACATTGTGGTCATCACAAGTTTCTGTAGCAAGATATGTATGTAATTTGATTGAATGTTGTGTGTACTTAATTGCATTGACAATAGCtgaatttataataattaacatCGTGTTCATGATTGATTGTTGCCAAGAACCATAAGGGGAAAAACGACAAGAGTAAAGATAACGTAGAAGACTTTAGAgtctttcataaaaaacaaaacaaaacaaaacaaaagaaatacaaTCACCCATAATTAATAGGCTTAATTGCGTGCTCCTCACAATATCAAAGGTTGTTGCATAAATTATCCAATTTTAATTGTACATATAACACAACTCCTTTCAAAAATAACAGGAACGAAAAAAAAACGAAACTACTGAAATGTTTACTCGCGCCATCATTAACAATTAAGTTATTCGTTATGAAAATCAAAAGTAACACAAAGATACTTACCTTTCAACCACCGgaacaataataaaatagaaaatagaataaataaaaataaaatgaatgaaaaacaaaataataaaatagaaaatagaataaaattacaataaaaataaaaaacaaaaattaaaattgaaattgtcCCTTTTGGTAATcaaatgaggtatttcaaaatatctctctgccgaaatttcgtctgaaaaGACGAAGTTACTCGGctttaaaaatatgattaaaaagttttaaaatagtCAAAAATTAGAGTATGACACTCGAGAAGGAGCACACTCAGTGGCAGAGCCAGACAAAAAAGTTTGGGATCGCCgccatcaaaataaactaaaatatataaatcatattgcATAGAACACATTTAAGTAGTAATAAACTAAAAATCgattaaatcaataaataaattctacGAAAACCCCCTCTAAAACCTTAAACATCTCTCTCTCGGAATTGGATCTATCTCTTTCTCCAACAACTCGTATCCTCACGCCGCCACCCTTGTTCTAGGTTCCCAGAATTGCAGCAACATCAGCAGCAAgtaataattgttttgtttCTGATTTCACGAAGATaaacttgttgtttttttgtgaaAGTAAGTTCTCTGGATTGGATTGTTATTGTACAAAGGATGGGTTTTTGAGAAACTTTCAAATTCTATAATTTTGACCCATTagtttgtttgtgatttttaatTAGGATTTTGATTTGTGAGTAAGGAATGGTTTTTACGTTTGGATCTGGTAAGAAGAAAgctctttcatatttttttttcaaatctctctcaaaaatctctctaaaaaatccaaccaaattaattcaacaaaatcacaagtaagtaattataatgttattaacttacatttttattgttataaatgtttttattttttagtttttgagtagatttattttgtttttttagtttttgagtagatttacatgttataattcatttttagagtagatgttagttgattaatgttgttaaaatgtttgcatgatgtttatattatagtttagaattttagggttattttttattttgttgttttatatttatttttttattttagtttttaagtaGATTTACgtgtaagagtatatgatttattttaagattagatataagttgaataattttgttatattttacattttttttatgttttttttttagggtaaaacagtttagggttatttttatgatttttagggtttatgtaaaatttacacttcaagtgtttgatgaaatgtttgaaagaatttttcattgattgttttcaatttcttattctgtagatttgaaacaatgatcGGGTGGATCGAAGTTCATGCAGAATTCATCGGCAGAGAACCTCATAGGTTGaagttgaaggttcggtgccttggtcgttaagaggtctcaaggatgaactggatgaattcaaccaaggagtcaacctcggagacacaaggagggtgcaAAACGTTcagtataaacgtccaacgctcgacgaggggagagtatcattcacttgggtggaagtaaagaacgacgaaaacgtgacgagcatgttctgggagcacaacatgttccagtggatcaaTATGCGGGTAACGTTgttgagatcaactgaagatatcatcaagaGTCTGATTCTGCCAGAAGATAGTGATTAGGTAGGGAatgcaccttccaactacaacaattgtcttcctttaaatagggtaattcaaacttgccaagcgGCGGGACTGATAAGTGTCAGAAAACAGTTAAATAGGACATACATTTTAGGCACTTTGATTACTTGGTTTGCAAGTTATCTAGTGAAAAGCTCATAAATATTGAAGAATCATTCATTTATGCTTTTTACATCTAATGCCAACTGTTTGTGTAGGAAAATGCATGCCTGGATATTTAAAAAGCAAGAAAacatgaagaaatgaaaaggtCAACTCGCCAGGCGAACCCAAGGCGACTTCATGGCGAGCTGAGGCAGAAACTCCATCTCTCACTCGcttccaactcgccatggcgagtgaaaGGCGAGCAAGGAAATCCAagagctcgccatggcgagcaaaactactcgcgaggcgagctaagGCGGCCTAACCTCTTCAAGCTGACGTGGCAGAAACCCATAGGGGAAGAAAGCTcgactcgccatggcgagccagattctgtaacaccccgttttcccaatatacaaatttcataaacaattatcagagtaaaaaaaacataaacgggatatcacatagaaacgtaatccaaaaacagttaaatgataatttaaccttcacaaacaTCTTTAAcgtagcagcggaatattaattCGAaagtcataaatcagtttggcacgtaggccccatcaaaatagttcattatccataacataataaaaataacatattatccacgtaaaagaatgaagcatgtataacattaaaccccatcccgttacgtatcagagcgacctagacgacacagtgaaggcaaggccactcacgacggcaactgcacactaagcacgatcacctgcaagttacccatacgaagggcaacattttcaagcagaaggggtgagatttcataacaaaataacattaatcaatgtaattgcgaatcataaattaacatcacaatcattcctttattaactttgcataaatgctaaacagttatcacgtaatcatatatccaatcattatgaacaacataacataatcaataaacacttatcacgtaatcacatattcaatcattatcaacaaggcatcttaatcatgacaatgtgacaatgctcctagactccttatatgcatttggtaccaatcgtcatcataagtattaatatactttaatcgtgcggaggacaaagctcctataaaacgtgcggaggacaaagctcctattattcgtggtgaggactaagctcaatgagatgctatgcatggacacttatgaacagaacatcgtaatcaacatatcaacatgcatccaataatttggagctaaactttaccatatacttatgcacttagttaaataacgaaagcagcataaacaagtcacataacaagatgatatcattatatcaatagcacataaattgtatcattatcaaatcttcatatcttgcataaatattcatcacattagctcatgttcaattaatattatcatggctcgaacaactctacagactgtacttaacaacatcactaggtctcaataccagttaggggttcactcttgatcaacaagtgcgacacagatcgcacaaacacataaacaatctcattctggttgtactcgcgaggcgagagttcttactcgccgtggcgagtaccactcatctcccaaactaagcttgttctgggttccctctgatcctacattcattcctaatcaatactaggcatgttcaggcactcaaaggtaTACAAGGTCCAGCAAAAAGGGTCGAAACACGATATCTAACAtacactctgccttagctcgctatggcgagtaaggttgctcgcaatagcgagctgcgtcacacaactcgcgaggcgaagggaaaagctcgccatggcgagttgtaccaaaacaactcgcgaggcgaaggggaaggattcgtgtggcgagcgatgaaattcatcactcgcgaggcgaggatcatagctcaccgtggcgagcgatgaatgtcgctacggccagacttcctaaattcacaaaaatccgttgatccacatggttctaagcttgtttttgattccaaagttcgtcctaaacattatctaaggtctaggaacactttctacatcaactAAActaattctcaccgtttgatcatcaattctaaggttttgacctagttttcgttttctccaattaatcctaattcttgctaattattcatcagaattacaacaactaatattactgagttattagtctcacccttaccttaagtttgcagaagaaatgcagccctcttggtctcttgctcctctctaagcttttctccctttttccaaaagttttcacgtacaatagtttttctaaaaattcggtcttccctatttatatcttttcttaattacttatcttatctcactttctcccccaaaactatctaaaatatcaaaacagccctcaactaaatattttatattattttcaaatctttattctatttaacaataaaataaatctcataaccttatcacgtcatcaatcaaatcactaaaatcatcgtaaatcatcaaaacatatcaaaatcatgctcatactatataattataatataatcgcctaaactcgattaaataaacgattaaacgaaagtgggcgttacagattCCGCCTGgtgaaattatattttctcaGCACAAGTATAAAAGCACATTTTTCTCAATTGAGAGGGGggatttttttatcatatcatatcatagaCCACTAGAGGGAGAGAAAAGCAGGGAAAAACTAGAGAGAACTTAAGGAGCAAGGAGCACAAGGATTGAAGGAATCTCCAAGATCATTGAGACATCATGGCTTGCTCAtttcatctcttcttttctcCTTGTAAGGTTACCATGACAATGTGTAGCTAAACTATTTTTGTCGGGATTGAATGTAATCAACTCTATTAGTATGTATTTcctttgattatgatgttgtttgttcTTAGTTATCTTTTGATGTTGAGGTTATTCTTGTTTTCCATTTTGATCTTATGGATTTGAATCGTGATTGAAAAATaccttttgaatctaggttagAATAATCTTCTATCAAATCTCttgttctagacatggaattaGGTTTTGGTAATCACTTTGACTATTGGAACTTAAAGCTTTTGCATCATTGAATGGTTTGGGAAATCAACTATACAACGATACAATCGACTAGTGGATCGTTTAGTAGTTTGGGAAATCAACGATTGAATGACTCAATAGAATTCACGacatcatttggacacgaatgatgttGTCGAGCAATATGTGATAATATCAATTGATAATTAGGATCTGCAACACTAATCCGAGAATATGTATGAATAGGTTGATGAAATTTAATCCCAACATAATCTTTTCCCTGTTAACTCTCATTCTATTCACATTTCCGTAGTTTTATAGTTTATGAACCAAAACAACTTCGCAACCCTAGCTCAGAACGATATGAATTGTTGAACGGCCTAGAATATCGCACCAGTCCCTATGGAGACGATACAAATACTTaaaattgtttgatgcaaaaatactacatcaaaatggcgccgctgccggggactggCGTTTAGATATTTCAAGCATTGCGACAATTTGTATTGTTTTGAGCATTTGTATATAATCTTCTCTTTTGTATAATTGTTTTCACTAACCCCTCTTTGGTATACAAAGAAAAGTTTCTTGTTAGTTGTTTCCGTTTCAGGTTTGTCACATGAACGAAATCATGCCTGATCATGGTTATAACTTCTACACTCCATTCGAGTATGAATCATATCAACAGTATCCACATCATCCTTCTGAAGATGAACGAATATCAAAGATGGAAAATATTCTGAATCTGTTCATGCAGTAATCCATGATAAACATGCAAGATACTAACCAAAGATTGAACAATTTATCATGCCAAATGGAGAAAATGCAGCTGCAACTTTCAGACATTGATATTCAACTCAGCAATCGACTCCTTCATGAAAAGCGCACAGATGTTTCAACTGAGAATGAGGAAGTTAGTGAGATTGGTGAGGAAGGAGTTGATCAAACTGAGGAAGGAGCAACATTAGACGGATGTGGTGAGATTGAAAGTGCAAAAGAAATAGAAATGCCACACAAAGAAGAATTTCCTCAAGAACGGCCATATACTGAAGAGGCCGAAACtattgaaaatgaagaagtgATGGAGGTGACAGAGAAAAAGGAACGGATACTAATCAAGGAAGAATCAATGGAAGGAAAGGGGAAGAAAGTGAACAAGGTGGAGATTGATCGGATCATAGATGAGATATGTGCCTTGTTCAATAAACCAAATTTAGGGAGGATATGGACTCCACATCActtgtacctaaagttcatggAATTCCTTCCAAAGCGCAGGATTACAAAAGATGATGTGTTGTCCGTTTCATTTCGGCCACCCTAACGAAAAAGGCGTCGAGCTAACGACGTTAAACAAGCGCTTGTTGGGAGGCAACCCAACCTTGTTTAAGTTTTTCATGCTTTATTTTTTGCAATTAAGAGGTTTAGATCACATTCCACCCACAAAAAGCAGCGACAGAagttcaattttcattttctgaAACTGTCATAATTTGCCTCGCGAGCCCAATCTCGCCATTGCGAGTATTATAGGTCCTTTGACCTGCATTGACCACCAAactgctcgccatagcgagcatattctcgcgaggcgagttgcagCAGGTCTGGCCTTTTTGATGCTTAGGCAGTACAGATATATCATTGCATTAAAGATTTTAAGGTTAAGTCATTGGTAACCCTTTTTGCAATGTGTTTTGTCACAAACTCCCATTAACTGATGATGATTGGCTCAGGTCAAAGTTGTTCAAAAATTTTCTAGCATCAATAAACAAAACATAAGGTGCATGATTATGATACGTATTGTTTGAATTATGCAAAGCCAAGGTACGTGTTTCCTGTTTTTCTAGGTGTCTACTTGAATCTGAAATGAGTACTTTGCATATAGTTCATTTCATTTAGTTCTCCGCAATACCATATTTGTTTGTGAACCACTTAGATCCAGCCTAAATGTGAGGATACTTCAATGTGCTTAACTTATATGCAGGAGACCGTCATTCATTGTTTAACTCGGTCGTTTTATGTTAAATCCAATATCTGTTTT belongs to Medicago truncatula cultivar Jemalong A17 chromosome 6, MtrunA17r5.0-ANR, whole genome shotgun sequence and includes:
- the LOC112422571 gene encoding uncharacterized protein, which codes for MINMQDTNQRLNNLSCQMEKMQLQLSDIDIQLSNRLLHEKRTDVSTENEEVSEIGEEGVDQTEEGATLDGCGEIESAKEIEMPHKEEFPQERPYTEEAETIENEEVMEVTEKKERILIKEESMEGKGKKVNKVEIDRIIDEICALFNKPNLGRIWTPHHLYLKFMEFLPKRRITKDDVLSVSFRPP
- the LOC25496243 gene encoding receptor-like protein EIX1, with the translated sequence MQLSTHNIQSNYIHILLQKLVMTTMSMMDPFCLKLIQILFLMSLVLQADLVCSKEAVRCIQSERQALLQFKAGLTDVYDNMLSSWRTEDCCQWKGIGCSNVTGHVIMLDLHGNYNDGADTFYISGDIHKSLIELQQLKYLNLSGNNFEGKDIPSFFGSLRNLRNLDLSNCYFGGRIPIPLGSLSHLKYINLSNNRLDGVIPNRLGDLSNLQFLDLNNNGLEGSIPSQLGNLSNLQFLDLSINGFEGSIPSQIGKLTNLQELYLGRRDADSALTIGNSTDHSGGQWLSNLTSLTHLHLMSISNLDKFNSWFQMVGKLPKLRELSLRNCDLSDHFIHSLSQSKFNFSNSLSILDLSLNYFTSSLIFEWVSNISSNLVRLDLSYNQMVDLPSNKFSHRLPKLRELILSNNKFTSLMILQSLSNISYNLVELDLSVNNLEAPPSSDYGIVMKHLERLDLSINRLQDGVFKSFVNLCALRSLDIKFNEVTEDLQSIIHNLSSGCVRNSLQVLDLSFNGITGTLPDLSIFTSLKTLHLSSNQLSGKIPEVTTLPFQLETFSIERNSLEGGIPKSFWMNACKLKSLDLSNNGFSGELQVIIHHLSRCARYSLQQLNLRFNQINGTLPDLSIFPFLEIFDISENKLSGKIAEDIQFPAKLRTLQMGSNSMSGVISEFHFSGMSMLKELDLSDNSLALTFTENWVPPFQLHIIGLRSCKLGLTFPKWIQTQKYLLILDISNAGISDNVPEWFWAKLSSQKCRSINVSNNNLKGIIPNLQVKNYCSSLSLSLNEFEGPIPPFLQGSHVIDLSKNKFSDSFPFLCANGIDVMLGQFDLSNNQLSGRIPDCWSNFKSLVYVDLSHNNFSGKIPSSMGSLVNLQALLLRNNSLTEEIPFSLMNCTDMVMFDLRENRLNGLIPYWIGSKLKDLQILSLRRNHFFGSLPFELCHLQNIQLFDLSLNNLSGKIPKCIKNFTSMTQKDSPDGFIGHSYIISQGSTSFQEDYELSAFLTWKGVEQEFNNNGLYLLKSIDLSSNHFSEEIPPEIADLIQLVSLNLSRNNLTGKIPSNIGNLTSLDFLDLSRNNLFGSIPPSLSHIDRLSVLDLSHNQLSGEIPTSTQLQSFNPSSYEDNLDLCGQPLVKLCVEGKPAHEPKAEVQDDKDLLLNRGFYISLTFGFIIGFWGVFGSILIKRSWRHAYFKFMNNLVDTIYVKCRWGLKG